The following proteins are encoded in a genomic region of Nitrospira sp.:
- a CDS encoding ATP-grasp domain-containing protein: MKRLRVLVLMHEDLVPPDEVNGCDLKTVEWRTEYDVISTLKKLGHEVYPLGVKSDLGIIHSAIENWKPDIAFNLLEEFDGVAVYDQHVVSYLELLRLPYTGCNPRGLMLARDKALTKKVLSFHRIPYPEFIEAPQGRAVKRPKQLSFPLIVKSVNEEASLGISQASIVEDDDKLSERVAFIHDSVGSGALIERYVEGREFYVGIIGNGHLQVLPVWELIMDKLPEDAKRIATERVKWSRKYQQKYGITSREADSLPEGKREEIQSLAKRVYRALGLSGYARIDMRMAGDGQLYVLEANPNPQIAEDEDFADSAKKADYHYTELLQEILNVGLRWRPAKAA, translated from the coding sequence ATGAAGCGACTGCGGGTACTGGTCCTGATGCATGAAGACCTTGTGCCTCCCGACGAGGTCAACGGCTGCGACTTGAAAACCGTGGAGTGGCGAACGGAATACGACGTCATCTCGACATTGAAGAAACTGGGGCACGAGGTGTATCCCCTCGGGGTCAAGAGCGATCTCGGCATAATCCACTCTGCCATAGAGAATTGGAAGCCGGACATCGCCTTTAACCTCTTGGAAGAGTTTGATGGCGTGGCCGTCTATGACCAGCATGTGGTGTCGTACCTCGAACTCTTGCGCCTGCCCTACACCGGCTGTAATCCGCGCGGACTGATGTTGGCGCGCGACAAAGCCTTGACCAAGAAAGTGTTGTCTTTCCACCGCATTCCCTACCCTGAATTCATCGAGGCCCCTCAAGGACGCGCGGTAAAGCGGCCCAAACAGCTATCTTTTCCGTTGATCGTCAAATCGGTCAACGAAGAAGCCTCGTTGGGCATCTCCCAAGCCTCGATCGTGGAGGACGACGACAAACTGAGCGAACGGGTAGCATTCATCCACGATAGCGTGGGCAGTGGCGCGCTGATCGAACGGTATGTCGAGGGCCGCGAGTTCTATGTGGGAATCATCGGGAACGGGCACCTTCAAGTATTGCCGGTGTGGGAACTCATCATGGACAAGCTGCCGGAGGATGCCAAACGCATCGCAACCGAGCGGGTGAAATGGAGCCGGAAGTATCAGCAGAAGTACGGCATCACCTCACGCGAAGCCGATAGCTTGCCGGAGGGCAAGCGCGAAGAGATTCAGAGCCTGGCTAAGCGGGTGTATCGGGCACTCGGACTCAGCGGCTATGCGCGAATCGACATGCGAATGGCTGGCGACGGACAACTCTACGTCCTGGAGGCCAATCCCAACCCCCAGATCGCGGAAGACGAGGACTTCGCCGATTCTGCGAAGAAGGCCGACTACCATTACACAGAGTTACTCCAAGAAATCTTGAACGTCGGCCTTCGTTGGCGCCCTGCAAAAGCGGCGTGA
- a CDS encoding PAN domain-containing protein codes for MGELSFTTASQTSTFARRVISLHGIRTTGAWQKELNDTLEEHHLLHSPFDYGYLKLAMFLNPRRRDREIDKFRDWVTNYISTEHQPPSVIAHSFGTYIVAKALLKYEELKLDRLILCGSILEKNYPWAKIVERGQVRGVLNESGSKDVWVKLVAWIVKDAGPSGVEGFSDKVDGIVADIHRDGFKHSDYFYSLHVQNVWIPFLKGTALTELEKAGNSKRPKNLKFQITQIALVILILSVAILGYYFAHYTPGTIRTKPTPAKKFVEFTGKEPCPFGGTHKMREHKMEECEVMDIDPSTRPPKFHRTEGQLFYSKENGKCPYHTKAFAGIREDGSRCIIEAPNNIALYHTLNTVYYLPFSEPGKMEEPKSGWDLYGDDYRDFPVKGQGSEDVCLNECALDKNCKAFSFSSTANRCWLKYRIPEVEVEASGIVSGKKQE; via the coding sequence ATGGGTGAACTAAGTTTCACGACAGCATCTCAAACATCGACTTTCGCTCGTCGCGTTATTAGTCTTCACGGTATTCGTACAACTGGGGCCTGGCAGAAAGAGCTGAATGATACGTTAGAAGAACATCATCTACTGCACAGTCCTTTTGATTATGGTTACCTTAAACTAGCAATGTTCCTTAACCCTAGGAGGCGGGATAGAGAAATCGACAAGTTTAGAGATTGGGTGACCAACTATATTAGTACTGAGCATCAACCACCTTCTGTCATCGCACACAGCTTTGGAACATATATAGTCGCAAAGGCTCTTCTCAAATATGAGGAATTGAAGCTGGACAGGCTCATACTATGTGGATCAATTCTGGAAAAGAATTATCCTTGGGCGAAAATAGTCGAACGTGGTCAGGTGCGTGGAGTCCTTAATGAATCCGGGTCAAAAGATGTTTGGGTTAAGTTGGTGGCCTGGATTGTGAAAGATGCTGGACCCTCCGGAGTAGAGGGCTTCAGTGACAAGGTTGATGGAATCGTAGCAGACATCCACCGCGATGGGTTTAAGCACTCCGACTACTTTTATAGCCTTCATGTTCAAAATGTATGGATACCATTTCTTAAAGGTACTGCTCTAACTGAGCTTGAAAAAGCTGGCAACAGTAAGAGACCAAAGAACCTTAAATTCCAAATAACACAAATAGCGTTGGTAATTCTCATTTTATCTGTTGCGATACTAGGTTACTACTTTGCTCATTACACTCCGGGAACTATTAGGACAAAGCCAACACCAGCCAAAAAGTTTGTAGAATTTACAGGTAAGGAGCCCTGCCCATTTGGGGGCACGCACAAAATGAGGGAACACAAAATGGAGGAATGTGAAGTTATGGATATTGATCCCTCAACCCGGCCTCCGAAGTTCCATCGTACGGAAGGGCAATTGTTTTATAGCAAGGAGAATGGCAAGTGTCCTTACCACACGAAAGCTTTTGCGGGAATCAGAGAGGACGGTAGCAGATGCATTATTGAGGCACCAAATAATATAGCACTTTATCATACCTTAAACACTGTCTATTATTTGCCTTTTTCCGAACCTGGCAAGATGGAGGAGCCCAAAAGCGGATGGGACTTATATGGTGATGACTACAGAGACTTTCCAGTTAAAGGCCAAGGAAGTGAAGATGTATGCCTTAACGAATGTGCGCTTGATAAAAATTGTAAGGCCTTTAGCTTTTCCTCAACGGCTAACCGCTGCTGGTTAAAGTATAGGATTCCTGAGGTTGAAGTAGAAGCATCTGGTATTGTGTCAGGAAAAAAGCAAGAGTAG
- a CDS encoding IS630 family transposase, which translates to MRPPGTAQQLERRRRQAIRLLKAGTALSAIARAVGASVSSVFRWAAAYRKQGLPGLRPRPTPGRSPSLSVAQKKRLAALLLKGPLARGYRTDLWTLKRVAQLIHQQFGVRYHPCHVWKLLTSLGWSCQKPERRALQRNEAAIARWKRSRWPHIKKRHATWGPPRLS; encoded by the coding sequence ATGAGACCTCCAGGAACCGCCCAGCAATTGGAACGGCGACGCCGACAGGCCATCCGATTGCTCAAGGCGGGCACTGCTCTGTCGGCGATCGCCCGGGCCGTGGGGGCTTCCGTGAGTTCCGTATTCCGGTGGGCCGCGGCCTACCGCAAACAGGGCCTCCCTGGCTTGCGGCCACGACCGACCCCAGGTCGTTCCCCCAGTCTCTCCGTGGCGCAGAAGAAGCGGCTGGCGGCGCTGCTCCTGAAGGGGCCCCTGGCCAGGGGCTATCGCACCGATTTATGGACCTTGAAACGGGTGGCACAGCTGATCCACCAGCAGTTCGGGGTGCGCTACCATCCCTGCCATGTCTGGAAACTGCTGACCAGTTTGGGATGGAGTTGTCAGAAGCCCGAACGCCGAGCGCTGCAGCGGAACGAGGCCGCGATCGCACGATGGAAACGGTCCCGCTGGCCCCATATAAAAAAACGCCACGCGACGTGGGGCCCGCCTCGTCTTTCTTGA
- a CDS encoding transposase, producing the protein MARTWAPKGRPPVVRYLYKQDRISAISALAVSPKRRRVVLYLRLRRRNLTGLDVRAFLHHLLRHLRGPVVLLWDRGTIHRRKAVNQWITAHPRLRVEEFPAYAPELNPAEYVWAQADRALANSAPMDLGQLNGMLRSTVRRLRHSPRLLWSCIDASDLPWAR; encoded by the coding sequence GTGGCCCGGACCTGGGCGCCGAAAGGCCGCCCGCCGGTCGTGCGCTATCTGTACAAACAGGATCGGATCTCCGCGATCAGTGCGCTGGCCGTGTCGCCCAAGCGCCGGCGAGTGGTGCTCTATCTCAGGCTGCGCCGCCGCAACCTCACGGGGTTGGATGTCCGAGCCTTCTTGCATCACCTGCTTCGGCATCTGCGGGGTCCCGTTGTTCTGCTGTGGGATCGGGGAACCATTCATCGCCGCAAAGCTGTCAACCAATGGATCACTGCCCATCCCAGGCTCCGCGTGGAAGAGTTCCCAGCTTACGCCCCGGAGCTCAATCCAGCGGAATATGTCTGGGCCCAGGCCGACCGCGCCTTGGCCAACAGTGCGCCCATGGACTTGGGACAGCTGAATGGAATGCTCCGATCCACTGTGCGCCGCCTGCGCCATTCGCCACGTCTGCTCTGGTCCTGCATCGACGCCTCTGATCTCCCATGGGCACGGTGA
- a CDS encoding transposase: protein MPTYQALGEPRAADAGLFRKVLHGLSCRQYEACAEAVPEAFGLSASSVSRRFIRASAGALQELSERRLARENFVVLFLDGKTFAADMIVIALGITRQGEKKILGFVQTATENEAVCAAFLRGLVARGLRTDQSLLCVIDGAKGLRKAIQTVFGRQAVVHRCQWHKRENVVRYLPKGHQASWRPRLQQAYERPPYAEARAAWLRLRQELQPINLSAVTSLDEGLEETLTLHRLGVFGSLGLSLKTTNCLESLNAQLGHLTDKVDRWRTSEQKHRWVASAVLAIEPGLRRIKGYRHLTHLQEALRRDIQREVVTETRIA from the coding sequence TTGCCCACCTATCAGGCCCTGGGCGAACCACGGGCGGCGGACGCGGGGTTGTTCCGCAAGGTGCTGCATGGGCTGAGTTGCCGCCAGTATGAAGCGTGTGCCGAAGCAGTGCCCGAAGCCTTCGGCCTGAGTGCCTCCAGTGTCTCGCGGCGGTTCATCCGCGCTAGTGCGGGGGCTTTGCAGGAGTTGAGTGAGCGTCGGCTGGCGAGGGAGAACTTCGTCGTCCTCTTCCTCGACGGGAAGACCTTCGCCGCCGACATGATCGTGATCGCTTTGGGGATCACGCGCCAAGGGGAAAAGAAGATCCTGGGCTTCGTCCAGACGGCCACGGAGAATGAAGCGGTCTGCGCAGCGTTCTTGCGGGGCTTGGTCGCACGGGGGCTGCGCACGGACCAGAGCCTGCTCTGCGTGATCGATGGGGCGAAAGGCTTGCGCAAAGCGATTCAGACGGTGTTCGGCCGACAGGCGGTGGTGCACCGCTGTCAGTGGCATAAACGGGAGAATGTGGTGCGGTATCTGCCCAAGGGACACCAGGCCTCGTGGCGGCCGCGGTTGCAGCAAGCGTATGAGCGGCCGCCCTACGCCGAAGCCCGGGCCGCGTGGCTCCGTCTCCGGCAGGAGCTGCAGCCCATCAATCTCTCCGCTGTGACCAGCCTGGACGAAGGACTGGAGGAAACCCTGACGCTGCATCGGCTCGGTGTCTTCGGGAGCTTGGGCCTCAGTCTCAAGACGACCAACTGCCTGGAGTCGCTCAATGCACAACTCGGACACCTGACGGACAAGGTCGATCGCTGGCGCACGTCGGAGCAGAAACACCGCTGGGTGGCCAGTGCCGTGCTGGCGATCGAACCCGGCTTGCGGCGCATCAAAGGCTATCGACATCTCACCCACCTCCAAGAGGCACTGCGGCGGGACATCCAGCGCGAGGTCGTGACCGAAACCCGCATCGCCTGA
- a CDS encoding ATP-binding protein, whose amino-acid sequence MVYHHVVIDRKTDISLVRTAIRRSRVVALLGPRQCGKTTLARRFVPEDSVNYFDLEDPQSVARLSQPDLALRRLKGLVVIDEIQRRPELLPLLRVLADRKPLSARFLVLGSAAPDLLSQSSETLAGRLETVHLEGFRLGDLGPSAQNRHWLRGGFPLAYTAKSETNSMVWRRQFLQTFLERDLPQLGIQIPSVALGRFWNMLAHYHAQTWNGAELARALAVSESTVRRYLDLLTGVFMLRQLPPWFENLSKRQVKAPKVYVRDSGLLHALLRIADRRNLELHPKVGASWEGFAVEEVLKALRPDEAYYWATHQGAEIDLVLFKHGRRVGVECKRMDAPIMTPSMRIALSDLRLDRLVVVYPGSRRYALADRVDVIPLVELIGSEEDAVWE is encoded by the coding sequence ATGGTGTACCATCACGTCGTGATCGATCGGAAAACCGATATCAGCCTGGTGCGCACGGCCATCCGGCGGAGCCGAGTGGTGGCGCTGCTGGGACCGCGTCAATGCGGCAAGACGACATTGGCCAGGCGGTTCGTCCCCGAAGACTCCGTCAACTACTTCGATCTTGAAGATCCGCAGAGCGTGGCTCGCTTAAGCCAGCCAGATCTCGCGCTGCGCAGACTCAAAGGACTTGTCGTCATCGATGAAATCCAACGCCGACCGGAGCTGCTTCCACTGTTGCGCGTGCTGGCGGATCGCAAGCCGCTTTCCGCTCGGTTCCTGGTCTTGGGCAGCGCGGCGCCCGATCTCCTCAGCCAATCCTCGGAGACGTTGGCTGGACGCCTAGAGACTGTGCACTTGGAAGGTTTTCGCTTAGGCGACCTGGGCCCGAGCGCTCAGAATCGGCACTGGTTACGCGGCGGGTTTCCACTCGCGTACACAGCCAAGAGTGAAACCAATTCCATGGTCTGGCGGCGTCAATTTCTGCAGACATTTCTGGAACGCGATCTCCCCCAATTGGGCATTCAGATTCCGTCTGTCGCCCTGGGGCGCTTTTGGAACATGCTGGCGCACTACCACGCCCAAACGTGGAACGGCGCCGAACTGGCTCGCGCGCTCGCGGTCAGTGAGTCGACCGTCCGCCGCTATCTCGATCTCTTGACCGGTGTCTTCATGCTACGGCAACTGCCGCCGTGGTTTGAGAATCTGAGCAAGCGACAGGTCAAGGCGCCCAAAGTATATGTCCGCGACAGCGGACTCTTGCACGCGCTATTGCGCATCGCCGACCGGCGAAACCTAGAGCTTCATCCCAAAGTCGGCGCCTCGTGGGAAGGCTTCGCCGTTGAAGAGGTGCTCAAGGCCTTACGTCCGGATGAAGCGTATTACTGGGCCACGCACCAGGGCGCAGAGATCGATCTGGTGTTGTTCAAGCACGGCCGTCGCGTCGGCGTCGAATGCAAGCGCATGGATGCGCCCATCATGACGCCCTCGATGCGGATTGCTTTGAGTGATTTGAGGCTCGATCGACTGGTGGTGGTCTATCCCGGCAGTCGTCGCTATGCGTTGGCCGACCGCGTGGACGTTATTCCGCTGGTCGAACTGATTGGGAGTGAAGAGGATGCCGTATGGGAATAG
- a CDS encoding FRG domain-containing protein: protein MSKRWRKVHAKDLSGFMALVEEKWIEWSDVSGDDIEPWFRGHADASWGLVPGLYRSPFNRVDEDQYRHEFRLRAHPFLNEATYYPRSDWDFYFLMQHHGLPTRLLDWSESALISLYFAVQRSPLDSQSGAVWMLDPWQLNKHVAQIGDRLTAYDNHRIKQYLWPIWKKRDAHLPEGPAAFEPSHNSKRIAAQRGKFTIHGKSHRGLDTYRPLSTGLVKIVISPSAKQKIRRQLATAGMTEGTIFPDLSGLSREIKEGWSYEVE, encoded by the coding sequence ATGTCTAAGCGTTGGAGGAAGGTACATGCAAAAGACCTTTCGGGGTTCATGGCTCTCGTTGAGGAAAAGTGGATCGAATGGTCAGACGTATCTGGTGATGACATCGAGCCATGGTTCCGTGGTCATGCCGACGCATCCTGGGGACTCGTGCCAGGGCTCTATCGGTCGCCCTTCAATCGCGTCGATGAGGACCAGTATCGGCATGAGTTCCGTCTTCGAGCGCACCCCTTTCTTAACGAAGCCACCTATTATCCTCGCTCGGATTGGGATTTTTACTTCCTGATGCAACATCACGGGTTGCCGACACGCCTCCTGGATTGGAGCGAAAGCGCGCTCATTAGTCTCTACTTCGCAGTTCAGCGAAGTCCTCTTGATTCTCAATCTGGGGCTGTCTGGATGCTGGACCCATGGCAGCTTAACAAGCACGTCGCTCAAATTGGTGACCGTCTAACCGCCTATGATAATCACCGAATAAAGCAATACCTTTGGCCTATCTGGAAGAAGCGCGATGCCCACCTTCCGGAGGGACCGGCCGCCTTCGAGCCTTCCCACAATTCCAAGCGCATTGCTGCTCAACGAGGGAAGTTCACAATTCATGGAAAGAGCCACCGCGGACTTGATACTTACCGCCCACTCTCTACCGGTCTCGTTAAGATTGTCATTTCCCCCAGCGCGAAGCAGAAGATTCGGCGGCAGCTTGCCACTGCAGGGATGACTGAGGGAACGATTTTCCCTGATTTGTCGGGCTTAAGCAGAGAGATCAAGGAAGGTTGGTCATACGAGGTGGAGTAG